Genomic segment of Paenibacillus polymyxa:
ATCTTCCCTATGAAAAACGCAAAAAAACAGCCGGCCTGTCCAAGGACAGAGCCGACATCATTGTACCGGGTCTTATTATATTGAAAACGATATTTGAAGCTGCTCAAGGCTCCGCGTATTTGGTCAGTGGAGCGGGTCTGCGAGACGGCCTATTTCATGAGCTGGTCAATGCTGAACAGCCCGTGGTAGCTAATCCGCTTATCACATCCATTCGCAATATCCTTTCGTTTGCTGTCCCGGTTAGTGAAGCGCATGTCAAGCGGGTTAACGAGTACGCCGTCCGTCTTTATGACACATTGGCTAACGGAACCTCAGCTGCTATGGACAAGCGCTTGTTACTGACCGCAGCAACTCTTTACAAAACGGGGGCTGCCCTGAATTATTATCATTTCCGCCAGAATTCCGTATTCTGGATTTTACATGCAGGCATTGGCGGTCTGTCCCATAGGGAAACGGTACTAGCCGCGTTGATCGCGGATTACCATCCCAAGAACCGGACTCCCCGTTTGCTACGCACACATGCCGATATTTTGGAGCCTTCCGACGAGGAACGTGTACATCGGCTCGGCTCGCTGCTCCAGCTCGCGATTGGCATGGATCGGAGTGAGTCAGGAATGATTACCAGCATCAATCCCACTACAGGGGATGACGCACTGCATCTTCGTCTGGAAAGCAAGAGTGAACCCATATTAGAACAACGGGAGCTAGAATCGGTTGCCAAGGATTTCCAAAAGGCGTGGAACCTTACATTGTCGTGGTCCATTCTACCTTCTTCCAATTTCTAACCTTCATCGCTTCAGACTGGCTCCTAATGGGAGCCTCTTTGTCGTTTCTGGACACAAATTGATAGCTGCCGTTAGGCAAAAGCTTGCGCGCCTTCACATTATCCCTTAACGATAAATGCAGAATATCTGCCAGCATTTCTTTGATCCCGTCATCATAAATCGGACACATTAGTTCAATTCGGCGGGTCAAATTGCGCGTCATCC
This window contains:
- a CDS encoding Ppx/GppA phosphatase family protein; this translates as MNSKIGIMDIGSNSIRLVIYEMTETGAYRIVQECKEAARLSEKVGANGRMEREAIRSIAPLLRQFMAVCHMHGVVRMRAAATAAIRNATNSDEIVQWIAEETNLTLEILSGEQEGYAGFLGVVNTMNVSDGIIIDIGGGSTEITLFRDRKRLHTVSFPFGAVNMNWRFGREVKNGEWSPQQIEEMESFVRSSLQNHDWIFSNPGLPFIGLGGTLRTLAKINQKRQDYSLPVTHHYEMTIEDVDYFYGSLPHLPYEKRKKTAGLSKDRADIIVPGLIILKTIFEAAQGSAYLVSGAGLRDGLFHELVNAEQPVVANPLITSIRNILSFAVPVSEAHVKRVNEYAVRLYDTLANGTSAAMDKRLLLTAATLYKTGAALNYYHFRQNSVFWILHAGIGGLSHRETVLAALIADYHPKNRTPRLLRTHADILEPSDEERVHRLGSLLQLAIGMDRSESGMITSINPTTGDDALHLRLESKSEPILEQRELESVAKDFQKAWNLTLSWSILPSSNF